A stretch of Paenibacillus sp. URB8-2 DNA encodes these proteins:
- a CDS encoding alpha-galactosidase: MGVQFDAENRLFHLQAKDTSYVIGIVRDEYLLHLYWGRKIAVYHHSNRIQLLDRGFSGNPYKEDRAFSLDTLPQEYPQYGNTDYRKPAYQVQLENGSTVSDLRYRSHTIFKGKHGLEGLPSIYTEDDQEAETLEIVMEDQVSGLQVLLSYTVFEQFNVITRSVRFVNKGSESLKLLRALSLSVDFQDADFDFLHLYGAHVKERHIARQPLRHGIQSIESTRGASSHQHNPFVALLRQGANETSGEVYAFNFVYSGNFLAQAEVDQFRNTRVTMGINPFDFSWKLDPGEEFQAPEAVMVYSSEGLGEMSRTFHDLYRTRLTRGSYRDKERPVLVNNWEATYFDFNADKILDIASAGKELGIELFVLDDGWFEKRNGDKSSLGDWFVDRDKLPEGLDHLAERVNEMGLQFGLWFEPEMISVDSDLYREHPDWCLHVPNRPRSESRNQLILDFSREDVCEEITKRVSAILETVPVSYVKWDMNRHMTEIGSASLPADRQRETAHRYMLGLYKVMDAITSSFPEVLFESCSGGGGRFDPGILYYMPQTWTSDNTDAVSRLKIQYGTSLVYPIITMGSHVSAVPNHQVHRITSMEMRGDVAMSGNLGYELDLTKLSDEEKETVKQQVAKYKEIRRLIQFGDFYRLLSPFEGNETAWLFADKEKKEVMAFFFNVVAEPAAPLKYLKLNGIDVTKKYRLAGTDEVYGGDELAYVGLSVPAEAERDFHSYVWHFTEA, encoded by the coding sequence ATGGGAGTACAATTTGATGCAGAGAACAGACTCTTTCATTTGCAAGCCAAAGATACCAGTTATGTAATCGGCATTGTTCGGGATGAATACCTGCTGCACCTGTATTGGGGAAGAAAAATCGCCGTATATCATCATTCCAACCGGATTCAGCTGCTCGATCGGGGATTTTCTGGAAATCCGTATAAAGAAGACCGCGCTTTCTCGCTCGATACGCTTCCGCAGGAGTACCCTCAGTACGGAAATACCGATTACCGCAAGCCCGCCTATCAGGTTCAGCTGGAGAACGGATCGACAGTTTCCGATTTGCGCTACCGGTCGCATACTATTTTTAAAGGAAAACATGGGCTGGAAGGCCTTCCCTCCATTTACACAGAGGATGATCAGGAAGCGGAAACGCTTGAAATTGTCATGGAAGATCAAGTATCCGGATTGCAGGTGCTGTTAAGCTACACCGTGTTTGAGCAGTTCAATGTAATTACCAGATCCGTTCGCTTCGTGAATAAAGGGTCCGAGTCCCTGAAGCTGCTGAGAGCCTTAAGCTTAAGCGTGGATTTTCAGGATGCCGACTTCGATTTCCTTCATTTGTACGGGGCCCACGTGAAAGAGAGGCATATCGCAAGACAGCCGCTCAGACATGGAATCCAGTCCATTGAAAGCACAAGAGGCGCCAGCAGCCACCAGCATAACCCGTTCGTAGCCCTGCTGAGACAAGGCGCGAATGAAACCTCCGGCGAGGTCTATGCTTTTAACTTTGTGTACAGCGGAAATTTCCTGGCCCAGGCCGAAGTGGATCAATTCCGTAATACCAGAGTGACGATGGGGATTAATCCCTTCGACTTTAGCTGGAAGCTTGATCCCGGCGAAGAATTTCAGGCGCCCGAGGCAGTTATGGTCTACTCTTCGGAGGGCCTTGGGGAAATGTCGAGAACCTTCCATGATTTATACCGCACCCGGTTAACGAGAGGAAGCTACCGCGACAAAGAACGCCCTGTGCTGGTTAACAACTGGGAAGCGACTTATTTCGATTTCAACGCGGATAAAATACTCGATATTGCAAGCGCCGGCAAGGAACTCGGGATCGAGCTGTTTGTTCTTGACGATGGCTGGTTTGAAAAAAGAAATGGCGACAAGTCCTCGCTCGGCGACTGGTTCGTGGACCGCGACAAGCTGCCGGAAGGGCTGGACCATCTGGCAGAACGGGTAAATGAAATGGGGCTGCAGTTCGGGCTTTGGTTTGAGCCTGAAATGATCTCGGTGGATAGCGATTTATACCGTGAGCATCCGGATTGGTGTCTGCATGTGCCGAATCGTCCAAGGTCCGAGAGCCGCAATCAGCTCATTCTTGATTTTTCCCGGGAAGATGTATGTGAAGAAATTACCAAGAGGGTAAGCGCGATTCTGGAGACGGTTCCGGTGTCTTATGTGAAGTGGGATATGAACCGTCATATGACGGAGATCGGCTCCGCATCTCTGCCGGCGGACAGACAGAGAGAAACGGCGCATCGCTATATGCTTGGACTGTACAAAGTTATGGATGCGATCACCTCCTCTTTTCCCGAAGTGCTGTTTGAAAGCTGCTCCGGCGGGGGAGGAAGATTCGATCCCGGTATTCTCTACTACATGCCGCAGACGTGGACAAGCGATAACACAGACGCCGTTTCCCGTTTAAAAATCCAGTACGGCACAAGCCTCGTGTACCCGATTATTACAATGGGCTCCCATGTATCCGCAGTTCCGAATCACCAGGTTCACCGGATTACTTCGATGGAGATGCGGGGCGACGTGGCGATGTCCGGGAATTTGGGCTATGAGCTCGATTTGACTAAGCTTTCTGATGAGGAAAAAGAGACGGTCAAGCAGCAGGTAGCCAAGTACAAGGAGATCCGCAGGCTGATTCAATTCGGTGACTTCTACCGCTTGCTTAGCCCGTTTGAGGGCAATGAAACCGCATGGCTGTTCGCGGACAAAGAGAAGAAAGAAGTCATGGCCTTCTTCTTCAATGTGGTGGCCGAACCGGCGGCCCCGTTAAAATACCTGAAGCTGAACGGAATCGACGTGACCAAGAAATACCGTCTGGCGGGCACGGATGAGGTATACGGCGGAGACGAGCTTGCCTACGTCGGGTTGAGTGTTCCTGCTGAGGCGGAGCGGGATTTCCATAGTTACGTTTGGCATTTTACTGAAGCATAA
- a CDS encoding MFS transporter, translating into MRTLNRNYWIFGVFFMLYFFIWAASTMFLSLWLTQEGGLNSTKTGIIFSAISIAAMCFQPFFGIVSDKLGLKKSLLWLFIGLLVFIGPFFVYLFPALLKTNIILAAVIGGAYLGAIFNGGVGAIEAYIERVSHLNGFEYGRVRVFGNIGAAASTFVTGHLFNTNPDLVFWIGTGMALLLAVVFSFAKMGNAQPNEAHAGKETAPPKGSTAALFKNKKFWMFMLYVLGVGCVYDVYDQQFAVYFTHFFTTPEAGTKMFGNLVTFQIFLEAIVMILAPFIINKIGAKNALLYAGFIMSFRILGSSLADGPVAISLLKLMHALEVPILLVAIFKYISANFDMRLSATIYLIGFQFTKQVGAIFLSTIAGNMYDTVGFKSAYLLLGSIALIFTMISIFTLSGKKLFVVKNVSAQEAS; encoded by the coding sequence TTGAGAACGCTTAACAGAAATTATTGGATTTTTGGTGTTTTCTTTATGCTGTATTTCTTCATTTGGGCTGCTTCTACCATGTTTTTATCCTTATGGCTGACACAAGAGGGAGGCCTCAATTCCACCAAGACGGGTATTATCTTTTCGGCTATTTCCATCGCGGCGATGTGCTTTCAGCCTTTTTTCGGAATCGTGTCGGATAAGCTGGGACTCAAAAAGAGCCTGCTCTGGCTGTTTATTGGACTGCTGGTATTCATCGGGCCGTTCTTTGTCTACTTGTTTCCGGCTTTGCTGAAGACGAATATCATTCTGGCGGCTGTAATTGGCGGCGCTTACCTGGGAGCAATTTTCAATGGCGGCGTCGGCGCGATCGAAGCTTATATCGAAAGAGTCAGCCATTTGAACGGGTTTGAGTACGGACGGGTCAGAGTATTCGGGAACATTGGCGCCGCGGCAAGCACTTTTGTTACCGGGCATTTGTTTAATACCAATCCGGATCTCGTCTTCTGGATCGGTACAGGGATGGCGCTGCTGCTGGCTGTTGTGTTCTCCTTCGCCAAGATGGGGAACGCCCAGCCTAATGAAGCGCATGCGGGAAAAGAAACAGCACCGCCCAAAGGGTCAACCGCCGCTCTCTTCAAGAATAAGAAGTTCTGGATGTTTATGCTGTATGTGCTTGGAGTCGGCTGCGTGTACGATGTTTATGATCAGCAGTTTGCCGTATACTTCACCCATTTCTTTACCACACCGGAGGCGGGCACCAAGATGTTCGGCAATCTCGTAACCTTCCAAATCTTTTTGGAAGCGATTGTAATGATTCTGGCGCCGTTTATCATCAATAAAATCGGAGCGAAGAATGCGCTGTTATATGCCGGGTTCATCATGTCCTTCCGGATTCTGGGCTCCAGCCTGGCGGACGGACCGGTCGCGATCAGCTTGTTGAAATTAATGCACGCCCTGGAAGTTCCGATCCTGCTTGTGGCCATCTTCAAGTACATCTCGGCGAATTTCGATATGAGATTGTCGGCGACGATCTATCTGATCGGCTTCCAGTTCACGAAGCAGGTAGGAGCGATCTTCCTGTCGACCATCGCGGGGAATATGTATGATACGGTTGGATTTAAAAGCGCATACTTGCTGCTTGGCTCCATTGCTCTCATCTTTACCATGATTTCAATCTTTACATTATCCGGTAAAAAGTTGTTTGTTGTGAAAAATGTAAGCGCTCAAGAGGCGAGTTGA
- a CDS encoding ABC transporter ATP-binding protein, translating to MSIELNAVSKSFGSFEAVRSIDLTIGEGEFVAILGPSGCGKTTLLRMLAGFEQPTSGQILIDGRVVAGSGVMVPPEKRRVGMVFQSFALWPHMNVAEHIRFPIRAHKETPEHIKRNERERVEQVLDLAGLAPLASRMPHELSGGQKQRVSIARAIASEPSLLLMDEPLSSLDAMLRMDMRREIQHVHRRTSSSIVYVTHDQGEALAMADRIIVMKDGKIEQVGTPSEVYLHPQTIFVAKFVSKANLVKGRWINNRFIPENSINTSWSGEGAGSSFKLNRIYPVRPDQFLISQESQAGISGEIVNIQFQGREFHYHIRSGSDHLEVISSLPFRLYDKVTLSLKQQVG from the coding sequence ATGAGTATTGAACTGAATGCAGTCAGCAAATCGTTCGGCAGCTTCGAAGCGGTTCGTTCCATCGATCTCACCATTGGCGAAGGCGAGTTTGTGGCGATTCTAGGGCCTTCCGGCTGCGGTAAAACAACACTTCTGCGCATGCTGGCCGGATTTGAGCAGCCTACCTCCGGGCAAATCCTCATCGATGGACGCGTTGTTGCCGGCAGCGGCGTCATGGTGCCACCGGAGAAACGGAGAGTCGGGATGGTCTTTCAATCCTTCGCCTTATGGCCTCATATGAACGTAGCCGAGCATATCCGGTTTCCGATTCGCGCGCATAAAGAAACGCCCGAGCATATTAAACGAAATGAGCGGGAACGCGTAGAGCAGGTGCTTGATCTCGCTGGTCTTGCCCCGCTTGCTTCCCGTATGCCGCATGAGCTGTCTGGCGGACAGAAGCAGCGGGTATCCATTGCGCGAGCCATTGCTTCGGAGCCTTCCCTGCTGCTCATGGACGAACCGCTCAGCAGCCTGGATGCCATGCTCCGCATGGACATGCGCCGTGAAATACAGCATGTTCACCGCCGGACCTCTTCATCGATTGTATATGTAACCCATGACCAGGGAGAGGCATTGGCTATGGCTGACCGCATTATCGTCATGAAGGATGGAAAGATTGAGCAGGTCGGCACTCCGTCTGAGGTTTATTTGCATCCGCAGACCATTTTTGTCGCCAAATTTGTTTCGAAAGCCAATCTGGTCAAAGGCCGCTGGATCAACAACCGGTTTATTCCGGAAAACAGCATCAATACCTCCTGGTCGGGTGAAGGGGCGGGCAGCAGCTTTAAACTCAATCGGATCTATCCGGTCCGGCCCGATCAATTTCTTATTTCACAGGAAAGTCAAGCCGGAATAAGCGGAGAAATCGTAAATATTCAGTTCCAAGGCCGTGAGTTTCACTATCATATCCGTAGCGGCTCCGATCATCTGGAGGTTATTTCCTCCCTGCCGTTCCGGTTATACGATAAGGTAACCTTGAGTCTCAAACAGCAAGTCGGGTGA
- a CDS encoding ABC transporter permease codes for MSEVRPHSISIPQNGKDRKILSPFFRRFRGSRAAGLLGMLAVLLLFVFPVIKLILLSFQSDSGLTLAHYRELMHQERFWTTLRNTGTVVAGSTSLSLLLGTVFAWVVAYTDIGRKRMLHLAILLCFILPSYVLTLSWSSFIGPQGWAAKLLQWVNPELAPWSMYSMGGIIFVMGIHHFPLVYMFTLEVFRKIPRDLEWAARAGGSGAFRTFCRITLPLALPGLTAGGLLVFLASLDNFGIPAFLGTPVNISVLSTLIYEEIIGFGPSAFARGACLSVLLGAAAVLGSLIQWMLLRKNHASDTVQPDFVPRYTLGRFGKAVSAALWIFLLLITVVPLSSMITMSLKRAYGLGLTASNITFDNYRYVLFENPQVWMAIRNSLVLSLVTMLVCLVAGSLFAYLRVRKPSGLNKAVEIAASVPYTLPGIVFALSMILVWMEPIPGWNPGIYGTMSILFIAYICRFLILQIRSGVTAFMQIDSSIEEAARVSGAGIRRRWTAILLPLVFPGLLTGGILVFLTALTELTVSALLYASGSQTIGVTIFSFEQAGDTLYSTALSSLIVALIGAGGAVLLLIHKWTSRQGGPIT; via the coding sequence ATGAGTGAAGTAAGACCGCATTCCATTTCCATACCGCAAAACGGAAAGGATCGAAAGATCCTTTCTCCGTTTTTCCGCAGGTTCCGGGGAAGCAGAGCCGCAGGGCTTCTGGGAATGCTGGCGGTTCTGCTTCTCTTTGTATTCCCGGTTATCAAATTAATATTGCTCAGCTTCCAGAGCGATTCGGGCTTAACGCTGGCGCATTACCGCGAACTGATGCATCAGGAACGTTTTTGGACTACGCTTCGCAATACCGGCACCGTAGTTGCAGGGTCTACTTCGCTTTCTCTGCTGCTCGGAACCGTGTTCGCCTGGGTGGTCGCCTATACGGATATCGGCCGAAAAAGAATGCTTCATCTGGCCATTTTATTGTGCTTTATTTTGCCTTCTTATGTACTGACCCTATCGTGGTCTTCTTTTATTGGGCCTCAGGGCTGGGCGGCCAAGCTTCTTCAATGGGTTAATCCCGAACTGGCTCCATGGAGCATGTACAGCATGGGCGGGATTATTTTCGTTATGGGGATTCATCACTTCCCGCTGGTCTATATGTTTACGCTGGAAGTGTTCCGAAAAATCCCGCGTGATCTGGAATGGGCGGCCAGAGCCGGAGGTTCCGGAGCATTCAGAACGTTTTGCCGGATAACGCTGCCTTTGGCGCTGCCGGGTCTGACCGCCGGCGGTCTTCTGGTCTTCCTTGCATCGCTGGACAACTTCGGTATACCGGCTTTTCTGGGAACTCCAGTGAATATTTCCGTTCTTAGCACGCTAATTTATGAAGAAATCATCGGATTCGGGCCATCGGCATTCGCTAGAGGCGCTTGCCTTTCCGTACTGCTTGGGGCAGCCGCGGTGTTGGGAAGTTTGATTCAATGGATGCTGCTCCGTAAAAACCATGCGTCGGATACGGTTCAACCGGACTTTGTCCCGCGCTACACGCTTGGAAGATTCGGCAAAGCGGTATCCGCCGCATTGTGGATATTTTTGCTGCTGATAACGGTTGTGCCTTTGTCCTCAATGATAACCATGTCGTTAAAGAGAGCCTACGGCCTCGGCCTGACGGCTTCCAATATAACCTTCGACAACTACCGTTACGTTCTGTTTGAGAATCCGCAGGTGTGGATGGCCATCCGGAACAGTCTTGTACTCTCACTCGTTACCATGCTGGTCTGTCTCGTTGCCGGCTCCTTATTCGCTTATCTTCGTGTCCGCAAGCCGTCTGGCCTGAATAAAGCAGTGGAAATTGCCGCTTCCGTTCCCTACACTCTGCCGGGCATCGTATTCGCTCTGTCGATGATTCTCGTCTGGATGGAGCCCATACCCGGATGGAATCCCGGCATCTACGGCACCATGTCGATCTTGTTCATCGCTTATATCTGCAGGTTCCTCATTCTGCAAATCCGTTCGGGGGTAACTGCATTTATGCAGATTGATTCTTCCATAGAGGAGGCGGCCCGGGTATCCGGAGCGGGCATCCGGCGAAGATGGACAGCGATACTGCTTCCGCTCGTATTTCCGGGTTTACTGACTGGAGGAATCCTGGTCTTTCTTACGGCGCTTACGGAGCTCACGGTATCGGCGCTGCTGTACGCATCCGGCTCACAGACGATCGGTGTAACGATTTTTAGTTTTGAGCAGGCAGGGGATACCCTTTATTCTACCGCGTTGTCCAGTCTGATCGTCGCGCTCATCGGGGCGGGGGGAGCTGTACTGCTGCTCATCCACAAATGGACTTCGCGCCAAGGAGGGCCAATTACATGA
- a CDS encoding ABC transporter substrate-binding protein, with protein sequence MLVFSGCSTKGQASPVENGSENSAKISGKLSFYTSQPEEDATKLAAAFNKKYPDVNVAIYRSGTEEVMAKLQAEKQAGQIQADVLLLADSVTFENLKRQNLLQAYKSPELGQIPAELADPDGMYAGTKVMATVLATNTGKVKTAPASWKVLTESAAKDAGIMPSPLYSGAAAYNIGVFSRTDGFGWNFLQAVKDNGMAVIKGNGAVMKAVASGEKSYGMVVDYMVAREKAKGSPVELTYPEEGVPIITEPIGIMKDAQNTAAAQAFVDFVLSEDGQKLAAEIGYSPIRKGISAPEGLKSISEMKIISGDLAKLTDEREADKQKFIDVFGK encoded by the coding sequence ATGCTGGTGTTCAGCGGATGCTCCACTAAAGGACAGGCCTCGCCGGTGGAGAACGGCAGTGAGAACAGTGCCAAAATTTCCGGGAAGCTCTCCTTCTATACTTCACAGCCTGAAGAGGATGCGACCAAACTCGCGGCTGCGTTCAATAAGAAGTATCCGGATGTCAATGTCGCGATCTATCGTTCGGGTACCGAGGAAGTGATGGCCAAGCTCCAAGCGGAGAAGCAGGCCGGCCAGATTCAGGCGGATGTGCTGCTGCTCGCCGATTCGGTCACCTTCGAAAACTTGAAGAGACAGAATCTCCTGCAGGCGTACAAATCTCCGGAACTTGGGCAAATCCCTGCCGAGCTGGCAGACCCGGACGGGATGTATGCGGGTACGAAGGTCATGGCGACCGTGCTTGCAACCAACACCGGGAAGGTGAAAACTGCCCCTGCCTCGTGGAAAGTGTTGACGGAGTCAGCAGCCAAGGATGCCGGAATCATGCCCAGTCCGCTTTATTCGGGGGCGGCAGCCTATAACATCGGCGTATTCAGCCGTACTGACGGCTTCGGATGGAATTTCCTGCAGGCCGTGAAGGATAACGGCATGGCCGTCATCAAGGGCAACGGAGCGGTGATGAAGGCGGTGGCCAGCGGTGAAAAATCTTACGGTATGGTCGTCGACTACATGGTTGCCCGTGAAAAAGCCAAAGGCTCGCCTGTGGAGCTGACTTATCCGGAGGAGGGCGTGCCGATTATTACCGAGCCGATTGGCATTATGAAGGATGCGCAAAATACGGCGGCAGCTCAGGCATTTGTCGATTTCGTCCTCTCCGAGGACGGCCAGAAGCTTGCCGCAGAGATCGGATATTCTCCGATCCGCAAAGGAATTTCCGCTCCGGAAGGGCTAAAAAGCATTTCGGAGATGAAGATCATTTCCGGAGACCTCGCCAAGCTGACCGATGAACGCGAAGCGGACAAACAGAAATTCATTGACGTGTTCGGAAAATAA